In Bythopirellula goksoeyrii, a single window of DNA contains:
- a CDS encoding mechanosensitive ion channel domain-containing protein has protein sequence MRTDLLRRSALISLGLSIFWSLVVPLSAQSPPAPIAQSDTSAAQNPVATSPEAPASATDVDTDQIAEKIPPADEIRQRISSLESATIDEVTKAKATEVYQETLSALGVLEQQLAETAHFQSLIESYESDLNDIKKLQSELPSEVPAVDDDQSVEQLEAEVSHREQELKQLRDKLDDSNTKLKKRAEALATFPKQIANTQAKLDDISKQLDQAKEKETTDAVTGARLTYLQAERAALSATLETIKKTREYYAMSGDLAQIRRDYRAKKLAQDEKYLATLREIVNQSRLTEANQQASAAASAAAVKRPEAIAELANSNAALAKDQAEIVNKIAKLDQKLEATDELLEKVSNAKKLSEERIAAAGRTEASGQQLRQQQEQLPDTQGIAREIALRGSEQSDAIYSQYEMLEERNAAEDADLDERVSQVLENVPADQHDAAEQEVRTLLESQRTILDSTIDNYAKYVEKLNNLTAMQGELKRTTQEYQEFIAANVLWIRSCTIPSLSDLKPMAGALAWSLDPSSWRDVVATFWKHSGKSPTVVGLFALVLLVSLYYHRQMRVRLREIGEQSAKRTCTKIWPTFEAIWITLLLALPWPTLLGFIGWWIDSPLNESEFVRALSVALKFTAVCLLLLEFLRHLCRSGGLADAHFDWPHACLSQIRRMIRGLIWVGIPLTLWLTGLETQNVEKLWSSTLGRACFVAIMLFMTLCFYRMLLASSSPFKQVLVKRTNTRSGFFYNLWAPVVAALPLLLAILAVIGYYYTAQQISLRLLQSAAVILSLLVLGALTKRWILLNRRRLAREQARQKRAAALAAAEAAPDSAGEAPPPVDPLEDEVDLVALGEQTNNLIVSVLVLAGILLAWFIWQDLLPAISYAAASPVSTSLFGELFTWGNVIRFLIVVAASFVIVRNVPALLEFAVLQHLPMDSGARYAVTSICRYTLVAIAMVLAYLSLGFDGSSIQWLVAAMGVGLGFGLQEIFANFVSGIILLFERPIRVGDIVTLDDKTGTVSRIRMRATTLVDWERKEFIVPNKDFVTQRLLNWTLNDMTIRVNILVGVAYGSDTELACKLLKETAVEHPMVLKEPEPLAVFFGFGDSALNLQLFAFVSNLEQRWHAIHELHSAIDRKFKAAGLEISFPQRDLHIRSLPTDWHQQGSATTASGQTNGKAAESSSSKSREK, from the coding sequence ATGCGAACGGATTTACTGCGGCGCTCTGCGCTGATTTCTTTAGGGCTGTCAATCTTCTGGAGTCTGGTAGTACCGCTTTCGGCTCAGTCTCCCCCTGCGCCCATCGCCCAATCTGATACCTCTGCTGCCCAGAACCCCGTAGCCACTTCTCCTGAGGCACCAGCGTCAGCAACCGACGTCGACACGGACCAGATTGCTGAGAAGATCCCTCCTGCCGATGAAATTCGGCAACGTATATCCTCGCTGGAAAGTGCAACCATCGATGAAGTAACTAAAGCCAAAGCAACCGAGGTCTATCAGGAGACCCTTTCTGCTCTCGGAGTCCTTGAACAACAACTCGCTGAAACTGCCCATTTCCAGAGTCTCATTGAAAGCTACGAGAGCGACCTCAACGACATCAAGAAGCTCCAATCAGAACTCCCCTCGGAGGTACCTGCAGTCGATGACGACCAGAGCGTCGAACAGCTCGAGGCAGAAGTCTCTCATCGAGAACAAGAACTGAAACAACTTCGCGATAAGCTGGACGACTCGAATACGAAACTGAAGAAACGGGCCGAAGCTCTGGCCACTTTTCCTAAACAAATTGCCAACACTCAAGCGAAACTGGACGACATCTCCAAGCAACTCGATCAAGCAAAGGAAAAAGAAACAACGGATGCCGTCACTGGGGCCAGACTGACTTATCTGCAAGCCGAAAGAGCGGCCCTGAGCGCAACCCTGGAAACGATCAAGAAAACGCGAGAGTACTATGCGATGAGCGGCGACTTGGCACAGATTCGCCGTGACTATCGTGCTAAAAAGTTGGCGCAAGACGAGAAATATCTCGCAACACTCCGCGAGATCGTAAATCAGAGTCGGCTGACCGAAGCCAATCAACAGGCATCAGCAGCTGCGAGTGCTGCCGCCGTAAAACGGCCCGAGGCGATTGCTGAACTTGCCAACTCCAATGCTGCCCTTGCGAAGGATCAGGCAGAAATAGTCAACAAGATCGCCAAGCTGGATCAAAAACTTGAAGCAACCGATGAACTCCTTGAAAAAGTCTCCAACGCTAAGAAACTCAGCGAAGAACGTATCGCAGCGGCTGGTCGCACCGAAGCCAGTGGACAACAACTGCGACAACAACAGGAGCAGTTGCCCGATACGCAAGGCATTGCCCGAGAAATCGCGCTACGCGGATCGGAACAATCAGACGCCATCTATTCGCAGTACGAAATGCTCGAGGAGCGCAATGCGGCCGAAGATGCCGACCTCGACGAGCGTGTCTCCCAAGTATTGGAGAACGTTCCTGCGGATCAGCATGATGCTGCTGAACAAGAGGTTCGCACTCTGCTTGAGTCGCAACGCACAATTCTCGACTCCACGATCGACAACTATGCAAAGTATGTTGAGAAGCTAAATAATCTCACCGCAATGCAAGGGGAACTCAAACGCACGACCCAGGAGTATCAAGAGTTTATCGCCGCGAATGTGCTGTGGATTCGCAGCTGTACTATCCCTAGCTTGTCCGACTTGAAACCCATGGCTGGGGCACTTGCCTGGAGCCTTGATCCGAGCAGTTGGCGGGATGTGGTCGCCACCTTCTGGAAACATTCGGGCAAGTCTCCCACAGTAGTCGGATTATTTGCCTTGGTGCTGCTGGTTTCACTGTACTACCACCGCCAGATGCGCGTCCGGCTACGTGAAATTGGTGAACAATCGGCCAAGCGCACTTGCACAAAGATCTGGCCCACGTTCGAAGCAATCTGGATTACGCTATTGCTGGCACTTCCCTGGCCGACCTTATTGGGATTCATTGGCTGGTGGATCGACAGCCCACTGAATGAATCGGAATTCGTGCGTGCACTTTCGGTGGCGCTCAAGTTCACTGCTGTCTGCCTGTTGCTCCTGGAATTTCTCAGGCACCTTTGCCGTTCGGGGGGTCTGGCAGACGCCCACTTCGACTGGCCGCACGCCTGTTTGAGTCAGATTCGGCGCATGATCCGTGGGCTCATTTGGGTGGGCATTCCCTTGACACTTTGGCTCACGGGGCTGGAGACGCAGAATGTGGAGAAACTTTGGAGCTCGACACTCGGCCGCGCCTGCTTTGTCGCCATCATGCTTTTCATGACTCTCTGCTTCTATCGTATGTTGCTCGCTTCCAGTAGCCCTTTCAAACAAGTTCTAGTAAAAAGGACGAACACAAGATCGGGTTTCTTCTACAATCTGTGGGCGCCGGTTGTTGCTGCTCTGCCACTGTTGTTGGCAATACTTGCCGTCATCGGTTACTACTACACAGCCCAGCAAATCTCACTCCGCTTGCTGCAATCGGCAGCAGTGATTCTTTCGCTGTTGGTGCTGGGAGCGCTCACGAAACGTTGGATCCTACTCAACCGCCGACGACTGGCTAGAGAACAAGCCCGGCAGAAAAGGGCCGCAGCCCTCGCCGCAGCTGAGGCGGCACCCGACTCCGCAGGAGAGGCCCCACCACCGGTCGACCCGCTAGAAGACGAAGTGGACCTTGTGGCTTTGGGAGAGCAAACCAACAACCTCATTGTGAGTGTATTGGTACTGGCGGGAATATTATTAGCTTGGTTCATCTGGCAAGACCTCCTTCCCGCGATATCCTACGCTGCCGCTAGCCCTGTCTCTACTAGTCTATTCGGCGAATTGTTCACATGGGGAAATGTCATTCGCTTCCTGATCGTCGTCGCAGCCTCGTTCGTGATCGTCCGCAATGTACCTGCCCTCTTAGAATTCGCTGTTCTGCAACACTTACCCATGGATTCCGGCGCGCGCTATGCCGTCACGAGTATCTGCCGCTATACCTTGGTCGCCATAGCGATGGTGCTAGCCTACCTATCGCTCGGTTTCGATGGGAGCAGCATTCAATGGCTTGTCGCCGCCATGGGTGTTGGCTTGGGATTCGGCCTTCAGGAAATCTTTGCCAATTTTGTCTCAGGTATCATCTTGCTCTTTGAGCGACCAATCCGCGTCGGCGACATCGTCACGCTCGACGACAAAACCGGCACGGTGAGCCGCATCCGCATGCGAGCCACGACGCTGGTCGACTGGGAACGCAAAGAGTTCATCGTTCCTAACAAAGATTTCGTCACCCAGCGGCTGCTGAACTGGACGCTCAACGACATGACGATTCGCGTGAATATCCTAGTCGGCGTGGCCTACGGCAGCGACACCGAACTCGCTTGCAAGCTACTGAAAGAAACAGCGGTCGAACATCCCATGGTCCTCAAAGAACCCGAGCCACTAGCTGTATTCTTCGGCTTCGGCGACAGTGCACTCAATTTGCAACTCTTTGCCTTTGTTTCTAATTTGGAACAGCGCTGGCACGCGATCCATGAACTACATTCCGCCATCGATAGGAAGTTCAAAGCCGCCGGCCTGGAGATCTCCTTCCCTCAGCGAGACCTCCACATCCGCAGCCTGCCGACCGATTGGCACCAGCAGGGGAGTGCAACTACGGCAAGTGGCCAAACCAACGGCAAAGCCGCCGAAAGCTCCAGCAGCAAGTCGCGCGAAAAGTAA
- a CDS encoding MOSC domain-containing protein: MQPFLSSIQIGRPREYDGQSTKPWSSGIDKHLVEGPVFVSQTNLTGDQQADLVHHGGTEKAVLAYAFEHYAVWNAEIPSVDFSPGGFGENLTISGLEETECHIGDIVRIGDCLLQISQPRQPCWKLSRRWNMPDLAKQVQRNGRSGWYYRVLEEGTIEAGNPVELVERNHDFTVAWASSVMYAKPRSTEDDLLLANCPDLSASWRETLKNRVVGKVSPVEKRMFGE, encoded by the coding sequence ATGCAACCATTCCTGTCATCCATCCAAATCGGTCGACCTCGCGAGTACGACGGACAATCAACTAAGCCCTGGTCGTCGGGGATCGATAAGCACCTCGTTGAAGGGCCAGTGTTTGTGAGCCAAACCAATCTGACTGGTGACCAGCAAGCTGACCTCGTCCACCATGGCGGCACTGAAAAAGCGGTCCTCGCCTATGCCTTCGAACACTATGCAGTATGGAATGCGGAGATCCCTTCTGTGGATTTTTCCCCAGGAGGCTTCGGTGAGAACCTCACCATCAGCGGACTTGAGGAAACCGAATGCCACATCGGCGACATCGTCCGCATCGGCGATTGCTTGCTGCAGATCTCCCAACCGCGTCAACCCTGCTGGAAGCTCTCACGGCGCTGGAACATGCCGGACTTGGCTAAGCAGGTGCAGCGCAATGGGCGAAGCGGTTGGTACTACCGTGTTCTCGAAGAAGGCACGATCGAAGCGGGCAACCCGGTCGAACTCGTCGAGCGCAACCACGACTTCACCGTCGCCTGGGCCAGCAGCGTGATGTACGCCAAACCGAGGAGCACCGAAGATGACTTGCTGCTGGCAAACTGTCCAGACCTCTCAGCATCATGGCGAGAGACGCTCAAGAATCGCGTCGTCGGCAAGGTATCGCCGGTGGAGAAGCGGATGTTTGGGGAGTGA
- the rplU gene encoding 50S ribosomal protein L21, which produces MYAIIQDGGRQFKVEEGQELTIDYRDLPAGDKLTFEKVLAISNGSGDLQLGAPTVAGATVTAEVLGADKGEKLVVQKFRRRKNSRRKTGHRSLLTRVKIAKITG; this is translated from the coding sequence ATGTATGCAATCATCCAAGACGGTGGACGACAATTCAAAGTGGAAGAAGGTCAGGAGCTCACGATCGACTATCGCGACCTACCAGCCGGCGACAAGCTCACCTTTGAGAAGGTGCTGGCAATCTCCAACGGCTCCGGCGATTTGCAGCTCGGAGCACCAACCGTTGCCGGTGCTACCGTCACCGCTGAAGTACTGGGTGCCGACAAGGGTGAGAAACTGGTTGTGCAAAAATTCCGTCGCCGTAAAAACTCCCGCCGCAAGACGGGCCACCGCTCGCTCTTGACCCGCGTGAAGATCGCCAAAATCACCGGTTGA